Proteins co-encoded in one Opitutus terrae PB90-1 genomic window:
- a CDS encoding DUF4256 domain-containing protein codes for MKTTPGTKKALAPQQSDELLTILSSRFDQNPDRHRGIKWADVKVRLQANPQKLWSLHEMERTGGEPDVVGRDDKTGEYFFFDCSPQSPAGRTSVCYDPEGLDSRKEHKPKTSAVEMAAAMGIELLTEDQYRELQTRGEFDTKSSSWLRTPTEIRKLGGAIFGDRRFGRVFVYHNGAQSYYSGRGFRGVLRV; via the coding sequence ATGAAAACCACCCCCGGCACGAAGAAGGCGTTGGCTCCGCAGCAGAGCGACGAGCTGCTCACGATCTTAAGCAGCCGTTTTGATCAGAATCCCGACCGCCACCGAGGCATAAAGTGGGCCGACGTGAAAGTGAGGCTGCAGGCCAACCCCCAGAAGCTTTGGTCGCTGCATGAAATGGAACGCACCGGCGGTGAGCCGGACGTGGTCGGTCGGGACGACAAGACTGGTGAATACTTTTTCTTCGATTGCTCGCCGCAAAGTCCGGCGGGGCGCACCAGCGTTTGCTACGATCCGGAAGGGCTCGATTCCAGGAAGGAACACAAACCGAAGACCAGCGCGGTCGAGATGGCGGCAGCCATGGGCATCGAGCTCCTGACCGAAGACCAGTATCGCGAGCTGCAGACGCGGGGAGAGTTCGACACCAAATCCTCAAGCTGGCTGAGGACTCCGACGGAGATCCGGAAACTCGGCGGCGCGATTTTCGGCGATCGCCGCTTTGGCCGCGTGTTCGTGTACCACAACGGCGCGCAGTCCTACTACAGCGGCCGCGGTTTTCGCGGCGTGCTGAGGGTCTGA
- a CDS encoding sialate O-acetylesterase: MASLASAEITLAPVFSDGAVLQRDRPVPVWGRAAAGEKITVSFGAQIVRSTTAADGRWIVLLESQPASAEPVDLVVSGRKETVLVKGVLVGEVWLVSGQSNMEWPVALLREDERQLAAVDLPLVRQLKIERAVASQPAETAKTSGWQPALRDKVGDFSAIGYFFARELHRKLGVPVGIINSSWGGTEIEAWMSDLARQSTSVGAAMEARWQQAKSEWPPERVARYPAEMEAWQKAEEQARATKTKNPLPWPQPPASDDSPRRPGGLYNAMIAPLRPCALRGFVWYQGESNVGRAAEYAELFPAMIRTWRANWGDEALPFLFVQIPDYADDNPGGRQWARLREAQTHALELPNTAMAVAIDVGDPDDIHPKSKAELSRRLAQLAKVQVYGIPGDAIGPMFAEAVPEGAAMRVRFTHAGGGLVAHGQPVQSLELAGSDKIFHAASAKIDRGTLLVTSPKVKQPVAVRYAWSNAPVANLYDGAGLPAAPFRSDDW; encoded by the coding sequence ATGGCATCGCTCGCGTCCGCGGAGATCACGCTCGCTCCGGTGTTCAGCGACGGGGCCGTGCTGCAGCGCGACCGGCCGGTGCCGGTGTGGGGCCGCGCCGCGGCCGGCGAGAAGATCACCGTCTCTTTCGGCGCGCAGATCGTCCGCAGCACCACGGCCGCCGACGGCCGTTGGATCGTGTTGCTCGAATCGCAGCCCGCAAGCGCAGAGCCGGTTGATCTCGTGGTGTCCGGCCGGAAGGAAACCGTGCTGGTGAAAGGCGTGCTCGTCGGCGAAGTCTGGCTGGTCTCCGGTCAATCGAACATGGAGTGGCCGGTCGCGCTGCTGCGCGAGGACGAGCGGCAGCTCGCCGCCGTCGACCTGCCGCTCGTCCGGCAACTAAAGATCGAGCGCGCCGTCGCAAGCCAACCCGCGGAGACCGCGAAGACCAGCGGGTGGCAGCCGGCGCTGCGCGACAAGGTCGGCGACTTTTCGGCGATCGGATATTTCTTCGCGCGCGAGCTGCACCGCAAACTCGGCGTGCCCGTCGGGATCATCAACAGTTCCTGGGGCGGCACGGAGATTGAGGCGTGGATGAGCGACCTGGCCCGCCAGTCGACGTCGGTGGGTGCCGCGATGGAAGCGCGCTGGCAGCAGGCGAAGAGTGAATGGCCGCCGGAGCGCGTCGCGCGTTATCCGGCCGAGATGGAAGCGTGGCAAAAAGCCGAGGAGCAGGCGCGCGCCACGAAGACCAAGAATCCGCTGCCGTGGCCACAGCCGCCGGCGAGCGACGATTCGCCGCGCCGGCCGGGTGGACTCTACAATGCGATGATCGCACCGCTACGCCCGTGCGCGCTGCGTGGCTTCGTTTGGTATCAGGGCGAGTCAAACGTCGGCCGCGCCGCGGAATATGCCGAGCTGTTTCCCGCGATGATTCGCACGTGGCGCGCCAACTGGGGCGACGAGGCCCTGCCCTTCCTCTTTGTGCAAATCCCGGACTACGCCGATGACAATCCGGGCGGCCGGCAGTGGGCGCGGCTGCGCGAGGCGCAAACCCATGCGCTCGAGCTGCCGAACACCGCCATGGCAGTGGCGATCGACGTCGGCGACCCGGACGATATTCATCCGAAGAGCAAGGCCGAGCTCTCCCGCCGGCTGGCGCAGCTCGCGAAGGTGCAGGTCTACGGAATTCCGGGCGACGCGATCGGGCCGATGTTCGCGGAGGCGGTGCCCGAAGGAGCCGCGATGCGCGTGCGCTTCACGCACGCCGGCGGCGGACTCGTGGCGCACGGGCAGCCGGTGCAATCGCTCGAGCTCGCCGGGTCCGACAAGATTTTCCATGCGGCGAGCGCGAAGATCGATCGCGGCACCCTCCTCGTCACCTCGCCGAAAGTGAAGCAGCCCGTCGCAGTGCGTTACGCGTGGAGCAACGCGCCCGTGGCGAACCTCTACGACGGCGCAGGCCTGCCCGCCGCGCCGTTTCGGTCGGATGATTGGTGA
- a CDS encoding glycoside hydrolase family 53 protein gives MRTALLTKTTLAVLGIELAGCATTRTTTTGTASATRPELSYAIGADVSFLRQAEARGVRFKDDGVAKPGLQIFRDHGYNWIRLRLFHTPSTQPRPLPNDLAYTISLAQDAKALGYKFLLDYHYSDTWADPQKQFPPKAWENLSTAELIQAVHDYTRDTIAALRDAGVMPDMVQIGNEITPGMLWPHGKLPENWDTFAALVKAGIRGVDSGRGDAPRPLIMIHIDQGGNRARTQAFFDPLLQRGVEFDVIGQSYYPWWHGSLLELRDCLAFTAERYRKDIILVEVAYNWRPAEYRDRPAPFPETPEGQREFLEEVQRAVLATPHGLGKGVFWWEPAVAGFLSRRGMFDDDGNALPVIRVFDKYTRGKVPQRQQP, from the coding sequence ATGCGGACGGCCCTTCTGACCAAGACCACACTCGCGGTGCTCGGCATCGAGCTCGCGGGGTGTGCAACCACGCGGACCACCACGACGGGCACCGCCAGCGCCACCCGCCCCGAACTGAGCTACGCGATCGGCGCGGACGTTTCCTTCCTCCGTCAAGCCGAGGCGCGCGGCGTGAGATTCAAGGACGACGGCGTGGCCAAACCGGGGCTGCAGATCTTCCGCGATCACGGCTACAATTGGATCCGGCTCCGGCTCTTTCACACGCCATCGACGCAGCCGCGACCGTTGCCGAACGATCTCGCCTACACGATCTCGCTCGCCCAGGACGCGAAGGCGCTCGGGTACAAGTTCCTCCTCGATTACCACTATTCCGACACGTGGGCTGATCCGCAGAAGCAATTCCCGCCGAAAGCCTGGGAAAACCTGTCGACGGCGGAGTTGATCCAGGCGGTGCACGACTACACCCGCGACACAATCGCGGCGTTGCGCGACGCCGGCGTCATGCCGGACATGGTGCAGATCGGCAACGAGATCACGCCCGGCATGCTTTGGCCGCACGGCAAGCTGCCGGAAAACTGGGACACGTTTGCTGCGCTGGTGAAAGCCGGTATCCGCGGAGTGGACTCCGGGCGCGGCGATGCACCGCGGCCCCTGATCATGATCCACATCGACCAGGGCGGGAATCGCGCCCGCACGCAGGCGTTTTTCGACCCCCTGCTGCAGCGCGGCGTCGAGTTCGACGTGATCGGGCAGTCGTATTACCCGTGGTGGCACGGTTCGCTGCTGGAACTGCGCGACTGCCTCGCGTTCACGGCGGAGCGCTACCGCAAGGACATCATCCTGGTGGAGGTGGCCTACAACTGGCGGCCGGCGGAATATCGCGACCGCCCCGCGCCGTTTCCCGAGACGCCGGAGGGCCAGCGGGAATTTCTCGAGGAGGTGCAGCGCGCGGTGCTCGCGACGCCGCACGGCTTGGGCAAAGGCGTGTTCTGGTGGGAACCGGCGGTCGCCGGCTTTCTCAGCCGACGCGGCATGTTCGACGATGACGGCAACGCGCTGCCGGTGATCCGCGTGTTCGACAAATACACGCGCGGCAAGGTCCCGCAGCGGCAGCAGCCTTGA
- a CDS encoding CinA family nicotinamide mononucleotide deamidase-related protein — protein MVSSVHGESPRKPVRQVHYELLTIGDELLLGLTTNTHLAFFGQQLGRRGVTLQRCVTVTDDAEAIARQFRETWPRSDVVFTTGGLGPTCDDRTREVLAAVLGQKLVFDAAIEHAIQERFAVFGRKMTPNNLKQAYRFERCEVLPNPNGTAPGLWVEQDGRVLCMLPGPPNEMQPMVLDQVFPKLAKMGLLLEREAYVQIRTAGVGESALETKLQPIFDRYGGALNVAYCAHLGMVDCRISSANEGLSAAQLEVIARECGRLLGEDVATYGHDSLAKVVSELLRVQDKRLAVAETGTGGLLASALNEISGACKFFAGGVVCCSNDARMELLEVPECLLLQHGAVSAECAVAMATGAAERLGADYGLAVTGFGSETTGPGGNPVGTTFIALHAPHGVWSKKLNYPGSRSTARIRAVHAALDWLRRELLRVASGAVAPTRRSGVMQ, from the coding sequence ATGGTTTCATCCGTTCATGGCGAGAGTCCCCGCAAGCCCGTGCGTCAGGTTCATTACGAGCTGCTCACGATCGGCGACGAGCTCCTGCTCGGGCTGACGACCAACACGCATCTGGCGTTTTTTGGGCAGCAGCTCGGACGGCGCGGAGTGACGCTTCAACGCTGCGTAACGGTGACGGACGACGCCGAGGCGATCGCGCGGCAGTTTCGGGAAACGTGGCCGCGGTCGGACGTGGTGTTCACCACCGGCGGACTGGGTCCGACATGTGACGATCGCACCCGAGAGGTGCTCGCGGCGGTGCTGGGGCAGAAGCTGGTGTTCGATGCTGCGATCGAGCACGCGATTCAGGAGCGGTTCGCGGTGTTTGGCCGCAAGATGACGCCGAACAATCTCAAGCAGGCGTATCGCTTCGAGCGCTGTGAAGTGCTGCCGAACCCGAACGGCACCGCGCCGGGGCTCTGGGTCGAGCAGGACGGCCGCGTGCTGTGCATGCTCCCCGGGCCACCGAACGAGATGCAGCCGATGGTGCTCGACCAGGTTTTTCCGAAGCTGGCGAAGATGGGATTGCTCCTCGAGCGCGAGGCATATGTGCAGATTCGCACGGCGGGCGTGGGCGAATCCGCGCTGGAAACGAAGCTGCAGCCGATTTTCGATCGCTACGGCGGTGCGCTGAACGTGGCGTATTGCGCGCACCTCGGCATGGTCGATTGCCGGATCAGCTCGGCGAACGAAGGCTTGTCGGCCGCGCAGCTCGAGGTGATCGCGCGCGAATGCGGCCGGCTGCTCGGCGAGGACGTTGCTACCTACGGCCACGATTCGCTCGCGAAGGTCGTAAGCGAACTGCTGCGCGTACAGGACAAGCGACTCGCCGTCGCGGAGACCGGCACGGGCGGATTGCTGGCGAGCGCGCTCAACGAGATCAGCGGGGCGTGCAAGTTTTTCGCCGGCGGCGTGGTCTGCTGCTCGAACGACGCGCGGATGGAATTGCTCGAGGTGCCGGAGTGCCTGCTGTTGCAGCATGGCGCCGTCAGCGCGGAGTGCGCCGTCGCGATGGCCACGGGCGCGGCGGAGCGGCTCGGCGCCGACTATGGTCTCGCGGTGACCGGTTTCGGCAGCGAGACGACGGGCCCGGGCGGAAATCCCGTCGGCACCACGTTCATCGCGCTGCATGCGCCGCATGGCGTGTGGTCGAAGAAGTTGAATTACCCGGGCTCGCGGTCGACGGCGCGGATCCGCGCGGTGCACGCCGCGCTCGACTGGCTCCGCCGTGAGCTGCTGCGCGTCGCCTCCGGCGCCGTGGCGCCCACGCGCCGCAGCGGCGTGATGCAGTAG
- a CDS encoding excinuclease ABC subunit UvrC, with the protein MPATAPVNLKEKVRQLPDKPGVYLMKDRLGRILYVGKARSLKKRVSSYFQQGRARTVMQPKIRALIPLIHDFDTIEVKSEPEALLLEGKLIKQWRPRYNTDFTDDKRFLLVRVDLREELPRFRLTRLKKDDGSRYFGPFAHSGLLRKTLAQMRRQFGILLGDGTPHKLADGTWQLYDDVRQEIYGGMLHVTPEAYRRRVDDACAFLEGKSREWLETLRAEMAEAATKQLFEKAAELRDVIFALEETLAKTRRFERIDPTRPNVDEEALRALGEALARPPPRTIECFDISHISGTFVVASMVHFANGRPDKDNYRRFQIKSFIGNDDFRAMEEVVGRRYRRLAEEGRSFPDLVVIDGGRGQIGAAIKAFVAADLTPPVIIGLAKKHETIFFVDERPPLNLPLNHPGLNLLQRVRDEAHRFANTYNAVLRSKKIRESVLDDFAGLGPVRRAALLAHFGSIDRLRAASIEEIGEVEGFGPKLAAELHAFLARKPEPVAPNVDASDENQTAPAD; encoded by the coding sequence ATGCCAGCCACCGCCCCGGTAAATCTCAAGGAGAAGGTTCGGCAGCTCCCTGACAAGCCGGGGGTGTATCTGATGAAAGACCGGCTCGGGCGAATCCTTTACGTCGGCAAGGCGCGCAGCCTGAAGAAACGCGTTTCATCCTATTTTCAACAGGGCCGCGCCCGCACGGTGATGCAGCCGAAGATTCGCGCGCTGATCCCGCTGATCCATGATTTCGACACGATCGAGGTGAAATCCGAGCCCGAGGCGCTGCTGCTCGAGGGCAAGCTGATCAAGCAGTGGCGCCCGCGCTACAACACCGATTTCACCGACGACAAGCGTTTCCTGCTCGTGCGTGTCGACCTGCGCGAGGAACTGCCGCGCTTCCGGCTCACGCGCCTCAAAAAGGATGACGGCTCGCGCTACTTCGGCCCCTTCGCGCACAGCGGGCTGCTGCGCAAAACCCTCGCGCAAATGCGCCGGCAGTTCGGCATCCTGCTCGGCGATGGCACGCCGCACAAACTTGCCGACGGCACGTGGCAGCTTTACGACGACGTGCGCCAGGAAATCTACGGCGGCATGCTGCACGTCACGCCCGAGGCCTACCGGCGGCGCGTGGACGACGCCTGCGCCTTCCTCGAAGGCAAGTCGCGCGAATGGCTCGAGACGCTGCGCGCCGAGATGGCGGAAGCCGCGACCAAGCAGCTGTTCGAAAAAGCCGCGGAACTCCGCGACGTCATCTTCGCCCTCGAGGAAACACTCGCGAAGACACGCCGGTTCGAGCGGATCGATCCCACCCGACCCAACGTCGACGAGGAGGCGCTTCGCGCGCTGGGCGAGGCGCTCGCCCGGCCGCCGCCGCGCACGATCGAATGCTTCGACATCTCGCACATCTCCGGGACGTTCGTGGTCGCCTCGATGGTCCACTTCGCGAACGGCCGGCCGGACAAGGACAACTACCGTCGTTTTCAGATCAAGAGCTTCATTGGCAACGACGACTTCCGCGCGATGGAGGAAGTCGTGGGCCGTCGGTATCGGCGGCTCGCCGAGGAAGGCCGTTCGTTTCCGGATCTCGTCGTGATCGACGGCGGCCGCGGTCAGATCGGCGCGGCGATCAAGGCGTTCGTCGCCGCGGACCTCACCCCACCCGTGATCATCGGGCTCGCGAAGAAGCACGAGACCATCTTCTTCGTCGACGAGCGGCCGCCGCTCAACCTGCCGCTGAACCATCCGGGTTTGAACCTGCTGCAACGCGTGCGCGACGAGGCGCATCGGTTCGCGAACACTTACAACGCCGTGCTCCGGTCGAAAAAAATCCGTGAAAGCGTGCTCGACGATTTCGCGGGCCTCGGGCCCGTGCGACGGGCCGCGCTGCTCGCGCATTTCGGCAGTATTGACCGGCTGCGCGCGGCTTCCATCGAAGAGATCGGCGAAGTCGAGGGTTTCGGCCCAAAGCTCGCGGCGGAGCTGCACGCGTTTCTCGCTCGGAAACCGGAGCCGGTTGCGCCAAACGTGGACGCTTCCGATGAGAATCAGACGGCTCCTGCGGATTAG